The following are encoded together in the Bacillota bacterium genome:
- a CDS encoding nucleotidyltransferase domain-containing protein, producing MEYLTAGEKEAVAELKEALQDMLGDRLVGLYLFGSKARGDYGAGSDIDIAVIVRGLTRDLKNAVFDKAADIELERDVSLSTLVLSEEQFEFLKRRERRIALDIEREGVPLL from the coding sequence GTGGAATATCTGACTGCCGGTGAAAAAGAGGCGGTTGCCGAGTTAAAAGAGGCGCTTCAGGATATGCTGGGGGACCGGCTGGTAGGGCTTTATCTCTTCGGCTCCAAGGCGAGGGGGGATTACGGCGCCGGTTCTGATATTGACATCGCGGTGATCGTACGAGGGCTGACGAGGGATTTAAAAAACGCCGTATTCGATAAGGCTGCCGATATCGAGCTTGAGCGCGATGTTTCTCTTTCAACACTGGTTCTTTCCGAGGAGCAGTTCGAGTTTTTGAAGCGGCGGGAGAGAAGAATAGCCCTGGATATCGAAAGAGAAGGGGTGCCTCTTTTATAG
- a CDS encoding nucleotidyltransferase domain-containing protein codes for MKHPNAKGRTSRVLKTFSERHRRYLAAVLREIKQFYRENLLGLAIFGSYARQENRLNSDLDLLIILEKAPGLSCRLEEFVEHVEMKHEALAQEMYEQEGIFCELSPYILTLEEALKLQSIYFDLVDHHLILYDPRGLLARIISSTRKFLEQAGAKKEREGNTWEWDITKFGFSGGVEL; via the coding sequence GTGAAGCATCCCAACGCTAAGGGGAGGACCTCCAGGGTTTTAAAAACTTTTTCAGAGCGCCACAGGCGTTACCTTGCGGCCGTGCTCCGCGAAATCAAGCAGTTTTACCGCGAGAACTTGCTTGGCCTTGCAATTTTCGGCTCTTACGCCCGCCAGGAGAACCGTCTGAACTCCGACCTCGACCTCCTCATTATTCTCGAGAAGGCACCTGGGCTTAGCTGTCGCCTTGAGGAGTTTGTGGAGCACGTAGAAATGAAGCACGAGGCCCTTGCCCAGGAGATGTACGAGCAGGAAGGCATCTTTTGCGAACTTTCTCCTTACATCCTGACGCTGGAGGAGGCTCTGAAGCTTCAGTCAATTTACTTCGACCTTGTGGATCACCACTTGATTCTTTACGACCCTAGGGGTCTGCTTGCGCGGATTATCAGCTCGACAAGGAAGTTTTTGGAGCAGGCGGGGGCGAAGAAGGAGCGGGAGGGAAACACTTGGGAATGGGACATAACAAAGTTTGGCTTCTCCGGGGGGGTTGAGCTGTGA
- a CDS encoding HEPN domain-containing protein → MRKDALAAAYLKKAEVRFQALLFYKERGAYSDVVREAQEMVELLLKAVLRGIGA, encoded by the coding sequence GTGAGAAAGGATGCACTTGCTGCGGCTTACCTGAAGAAGGCAGAAGTGCGCTTCCAGGCGCTGCTTTTTTATAAGGAGCGCGGGGCTTATTCTGACGTGGTGCGGGAAGCCCAGGAGATGGTAGAGCTTTTGCTGAAAGCAGTGCTGCGGGGGATTGGCGCATGA
- a CDS encoding nucleotidyltransferase domain-containing protein, translating into MRKKRGRHAALLRSEVARLTEELCRLGAKKIVLFGSLARGRLDLFTDIDLLVVMESDLPFVERSGWVYRKLMPRVDADIIVYTGEEFV; encoded by the coding sequence TTGAGGAAGAAAAGGGGAAGGCACGCAGCTCTGCTGCGCTCGGAGGTCGCTCGTCTGACGGAGGAACTCTGCAGGCTGGGGGCGAAAAAGATCGTGCTTTTTGGCTCGCTGGCGCGCGGCCGCCTGGACCTTTTCACGGACATCGATCTTCTGGTTGTGATGGAGAGCGACCTGCCGTTTGTTGAAAGGAGCGGCTGGGTCTACCGGAAGCTCATGCCCCGTGTGGATGCCGATATTATAGTCTATACCGGGGAAGAGTTTGTGTGA
- a CDS encoding DUF2922 domain-containing protein: protein MLTRRLELIFQTAGGGRLRIAVPDPRENLTPAEVEAAMNTIIARNVFTSRTGSATAILGARIVSRDTTDLITA, encoded by the coding sequence GTGCTCACCAGGAGGCTTGAGCTGATCTTCCAGACCGCCGGAGGAGGGAGGCTCCGGATCGCCGTGCCCGATCCCCGCGAGAACCTCACCCCCGCCGAGGTAGAGGCGGCGATGAACACCATCATCGCCAGGAACGTCTTCACATCAAGGACGGGGAGCGCGACGGCGATTCTCGGGGCCCGGATCGTCAGCAGGGACACGACAGACCTGATTACTGCTTAA
- the fabZ gene encoding 3-hydroxyacyl-ACP dehydratase FabZ: protein MGGQRAVLEAREIQEILPHRYPFLLVDRIVELEEGRRAVGIKNVTVNEPFFQGHFPGYPVMPGVLIVEAMAQVGAVALLKLPEYAGRLAFFAGIDGVRFRRQVLPGDQLRIEVEILKLKGKMGKGSARAYVGGELAAEGELLFALSG from the coding sequence ATGGGCGGGCAGCGGGCGGTTCTGGAAGCCCGTGAGATCCAGGAAATCCTTCCCCACCGCTATCCCTTCCTGCTGGTGGACCGGATTGTCGAGCTGGAAGAGGGGAGGCGGGCCGTGGGGATCAAAAACGTGACCGTTAACGAACCCTTTTTTCAGGGGCACTTTCCCGGCTACCCCGTCATGCCGGGGGTTCTCATCGTTGAGGCGATGGCCCAGGTGGGGGCGGTAGCCCTCCTGAAGCTCCCCGAATACGCCGGGAGGCTGGCTTTTTTTGCGGGGATCGACGGGGTCCGCTTCCGGCGCCAGGTGCTCCCCGGCGACCAGCTCCGGATCGAGGTGGAAATCCTGAAGCTCAAGGGGAAAATGGGCAAGGGCAGCGCCCGTGCCTATGTCGGCGGGGAGCTGGCCGCGGAGGGGGAACTCCTCTTCGCCCTCTCCGGCTGA
- a CDS encoding YvrJ family protein, with protein MEEILVQFGNYGFPMVIAVYLLVRLEKKLEALTGAIGRLEQVLAVALHLPGAEVSAPGEEVLTARRAYHTPSGPAL; from the coding sequence ATGGAGGAGATCCTGGTGCAATTCGGCAATTACGGCTTCCCGATGGTGATTGCGGTCTACCTGCTGGTGCGGCTGGAAAAAAAGCTGGAGGCCTTAACCGGCGCCATCGGCCGCCTCGAGCAGGTGCTTGCAGTCGCCCTGCACCTCCCGGGCGCCGAGGTGAGCGCACCGGGCGAAGAGGTCCTGACGGCCCGCCGGGCTTATCATACTCCATCCGGCCCGGCGCTGTGA
- a CDS encoding HEPN domain-containing protein, translating into MNQRASEGQRNKAPGRKRRSAVERSRDWMDQAEGDLRHAQSDLEHGFYEWACFSSQQAAEKAVKAVFQKMGAEAWGHSVADLLKELAKRQPVSEDLLNGAYELDKAYIPARYPNAHPSGSPRERYTREEARRLINHAEKIIKFCKSLLSRTDQG; encoded by the coding sequence ATGAATCAGAGGGCCTCAGAGGGCCAGAGAAATAAGGCACCGGGAAGGAAGAGGAGGTCAGCCGTGGAGAGAAGTCGTGACTGGATGGATCAGGCCGAAGGGGATCTCCGGCACGCTCAAAGTGATTTAGAGCATGGTTTCTATGAGTGGGCCTGTTTCTCTTCCCAGCAGGCGGCCGAGAAGGCGGTGAAGGCTGTTTTTCAAAAGATGGGAGCCGAGGCCTGGGGGCACTCCGTGGCGGACCTCCTTAAAGAGCTTGCAAAGAGGCAGCCGGTTTCGGAGGACTTGCTCAATGGGGCTTACGAGCTCGACAAGGCCTACATCCCTGCCCGCTACCCCAACGCCCATCCTTCCGGCTCCCCCCGCGAGCGCTATACTCGAGAAGAGGCACGGAGGCTGATTAACCATGCAGAGAAGATCATCAAGTTCTGTAAAAGTCTTCTATCCCGAACTGACCAGGGCTGA
- a CDS encoding N-acetylmuramoyl-L-alanine amidase, with the protein MKNRRWTHIIIHHTGAEEKDAQAVRAYHKSLGWRDVGYHYLIERDGRVVPGRDLSLPGAHCRAGRMNFRGIGVACIGNFENHPPLPPQVEALAALLRRLLKEHGIPPGNVLGHREVPGAATLCPGRFFKEEQIRALLASRPEGTRRQISPDRGSLTQNKCSDKIAREVRNHER; encoded by the coding sequence ATGAAAAACAGGCGCTGGACGCACATCATCATCCACCATACGGGGGCTGAGGAGAAGGACGCTCAAGCCGTGCGGGCCTACCATAAGAGCCTGGGCTGGCGGGACGTGGGCTACCATTACCTGATCGAGCGGGACGGCAGGGTGGTACCCGGGCGGGATCTTTCGCTTCCCGGCGCCCACTGCCGGGCGGGGAGAATGAACTTCAGGGGAATCGGGGTCGCCTGCATCGGGAACTTCGAAAACCACCCCCCGCTCCCGCCCCAGGTGGAAGCCCTCGCGGCTCTCCTCAGGAGGCTCCTGAAGGAACACGGGATCCCGCCCGGCAACGTACTGGGGCACAGGGAGGTCCCGGGGGCCGCAACCCTCTGCCCGGGCCGCTTTTTCAAGGAGGAGCAGATCCGCGCCCTGCTTGCATCGCGCCCAGAGGGCACCCGGCGCCAGATAAGCCCTGACCGGGGCAGCTTGACACAGAACAAATGTTCGGATAAAATAGCCCGGGAGGTGAGAAACCATGAACGCTGA
- a CDS encoding polysaccharide biosynthesis protein, whose translation MARRAATLLFFVLDALFVNVAYLGALALRFDAAVPAEYLAAYFTLAPAATILTIAVFYFSGLYRKMWRYAGVREIYAILQAVTIASLLVVAVAYILVYPSGAASPLPRSIYPLAWLLNMAFVGASRLSSRSLREVELNGSLAFLPDNGWGKQLKRFFRLCPRGPFQENDRPGNPGPRRQRVLIAGAGDAGAMVVRELRNHPALGYEPVGFVDDDPRKKGLYLLDVPILGDRYDIPRLVEELQVDEIIIAMPSVPGRVVRELVEIGKTTRARLKTVPGIYELINGRVSVSQIREVQVEDLLGREPVQLDLEEIASYLAGQVVLVTGAGGSIGSELCRQIARFRPASLVLLDCSENNLFEIEQELRERHPGHICAELADVRDGARVEQIFERYRPQVVFHAAAHKHVPMMERCPEQAVSNNILGTYIVAAAALRFQSKIFILVSTDKAVRPLSVMGATKRAAEMLIQYLNEKGRKENLPTRFAAVRFGNVLGSRGSVIPIFKRQIARGGPVTVTHPEMVRYFMTIPEAVQLIIQAGALAEGGEIFVLDMGEPVKIVDLARDLIRLSGLVPGRDIEIRFTGIRPGEKLKEELFTPQEERTATRNSRIFIARQCGFDSGVAAALIDHLRLGFGLKSPEEALALLGWLFPAWRRTPEDAAPEHVVS comes from the coding sequence ATGGCGCGGAGAGCAGCAACTTTGCTGTTTTTTGTCCTTGATGCATTGTTCGTCAACGTCGCCTATCTGGGAGCGCTGGCCCTCCGTTTCGACGCCGCAGTCCCCGCCGAGTATCTGGCGGCTTATTTTACCCTCGCTCCCGCGGCCACTATCCTCACCATCGCAGTTTTTTATTTTTCCGGGCTTTACCGGAAGATGTGGCGTTACGCCGGTGTCCGCGAAATATATGCCATTTTACAGGCTGTGACCATTGCGAGCCTCCTTGTGGTTGCGGTTGCCTATATCCTCGTTTACCCCTCGGGGGCGGCATCTCCCCTCCCGCGGAGCATTTACCCCCTCGCCTGGCTCCTCAACATGGCCTTTGTCGGCGCCTCCCGATTAAGCTCCCGTTCGCTGCGGGAAGTGGAGCTGAATGGGAGCCTGGCCTTTTTGCCGGATAATGGTTGGGGAAAGCAGTTGAAGAGGTTTTTCAGGCTTTGCCCCCGGGGGCCGTTTCAGGAAAACGACCGCCCAGGCAACCCCGGACCCCGCCGGCAGCGGGTTCTGATTGCTGGAGCCGGGGACGCCGGAGCAATGGTCGTGCGGGAGCTGCGCAACCACCCGGCACTCGGCTATGAACCTGTCGGATTCGTGGACGACGACCCGCGCAAAAAAGGGCTTTACCTGCTGGACGTTCCGATTCTGGGGGACCGCTACGACATTCCCCGGCTTGTCGAGGAACTCCAGGTGGACGAGATCATCATCGCCATGCCCTCGGTCCCCGGCCGGGTCGTGCGGGAACTGGTGGAGATCGGCAAAACCACAAGAGCCCGGTTGAAAACCGTTCCGGGGATCTACGAGCTGATCAACGGCAGGGTGTCGGTGAGCCAGATCCGGGAGGTCCAGGTGGAAGACCTGCTGGGGCGGGAGCCGGTGCAACTCGATCTGGAGGAAATCGCCTCCTATCTTGCGGGGCAGGTGGTGCTGGTGACGGGGGCGGGCGGCTCGATCGGGTCCGAGCTGTGCCGTCAGATCGCCCGCTTTCGGCCCGCTTCCCTCGTGCTGCTGGACTGCAGCGAAAACAACCTCTTCGAAATCGAGCAGGAACTCCGGGAGCGCCATCCCGGACACATCTGCGCGGAACTGGCAGACGTCCGGGACGGGGCCAGGGTGGAGCAGATTTTTGAGAGGTACAGGCCGCAGGTGGTTTTCCACGCCGCTGCCCACAAGCACGTCCCGATGATGGAGCGCTGCCCGGAGCAGGCTGTTTCCAACAACATCCTGGGCACCTATATCGTCGCCGCGGCCGCCTTGCGCTTCCAGAGCAAGATCTTCATCCTCGTTTCCACAGACAAGGCGGTCCGGCCGCTTAGTGTCATGGGCGCCACGAAACGCGCCGCGGAGATGCTGATCCAGTACCTCAATGAAAAAGGCAGAAAGGAAAACCTCCCAACCCGCTTCGCGGCGGTCCGGTTCGGCAACGTCCTGGGGAGCCGGGGGAGCGTGATCCCGATTTTCAAGCGCCAGATCGCGCGGGGCGGCCCCGTAACGGTGACCCATCCGGAGATGGTGCGCTACTTCATGACGATTCCGGAGGCGGTGCAGCTGATCATCCAGGCCGGGGCGCTCGCCGAGGGCGGGGAGATCTTCGTGCTGGACATGGGAGAGCCGGTGAAGATCGTGGACCTCGCCCGTGATCTCATCCGCCTCTCCGGTCTGGTTCCCGGCCGGGACATCGAGATCAGGTTTACGGGAATCCGCCCCGGCGAGAAATTGAAAGAGGAGCTGTTTACCCCTCAAGAGGAGAGGACGGCCACCAGAAACAGCAGGATTTTCATCGCCCGGCAGTGCGGCTTCGACTCCGGGGTGGCCGCGGCCCTGATCGACCACCTCAGGCTTGGCTTCGGTCTGAAGTCCCCTGAAGAGGCGCTTGCCCTACTGGGGTGGCTCTTTCCCGCCTGGCGCCGGACTCCGGAAGATGCGGCACCGGAGCACGTGGTATCATGA
- a CDS encoding nucleotidyltransferase domain-containing protein: protein MISDSEMEKYIEGWRRRADQARRRMEEQAREAFAAAKRLAGMLAAEPGVRRVWLYGSLAGYFKGYRRFEEDSDIDLAVEGLPPKDYFPVLARLNRELERNVDLIDLDACPAALKEAVQERGILLYERPELAADPCQRTAGPG from the coding sequence ATGATTTCAGATTCCGAAATGGAAAAGTATATCGAAGGATGGCGCAGGCGGGCCGACCAGGCCAGGAGGCGCATGGAGGAGCAGGCGCGGGAGGCCTTTGCTGCCGCAAAACGACTGGCCGGCATGCTGGCCGCCGAACCGGGGGTGAGGCGGGTCTGGCTCTACGGGTCCCTGGCCGGCTACTTCAAGGGGTACCGGCGCTTCGAAGAGGATTCCGACATCGACCTGGCGGTGGAGGGCCTCCCGCCAAAAGATTATTTCCCGGTCCTCGCCCGCCTGAACAGGGAACTGGAGCGAAACGTCGACCTCATCGATCTGGATGCCTGCCCTGCGGCACTGAAGGAGGCCGTCCAGGAAAGGGGGATTCTCCTCTATGAGAGACCGGAACTGGCTGCTGACCCTTGCCAGCGAACTGCAGGCCCTGGTTAA
- a CDS encoding nucleotidyltransferase domain-containing protein — MQRRSSSSVKVFYPELTRAEVIRLLSERLKELNEKLPLVRAVLFGSYARGNYTAGSDIDLLIVYRGEEREEAYTLARKVLDLPRLEPHVYAEPEYAEMEKTVQAMTRDGIVLLPSAGGERCSPDDWKN, encoded by the coding sequence ATGCAGAGAAGATCATCAAGTTCTGTAAAAGTCTTCTATCCCGAACTGACCAGGGCTGAGGTGATTCGCCTTCTCTCTGAGCGGCTGAAGGAGCTCAACGAAAAGCTCCCACTGGTGCGGGCGGTCCTTTTTGGCTCGTATGCCAGGGGAAACTATACGGCCGGAAGCGATATCGACCTCCTGATCGTCTACCGGGGAGAGGAGCGGGAGGAAGCCTACACCCTTGCAAGGAAAGTGTTGGACCTGCCCCGGCTGGAGCCTCATGTCTATGCGGAGCCGGAGTACGCGGAGATGGAAAAGACGGTGCAGGCGATGACCAGGGACGGCATCGTGCTCCTGCCGTCGGCCGGCGGCGAGCGGTGTTCTCCCGACGATTGGAAAAATTAA
- a CDS encoding S-layer homology domain-containing protein → MLRLWKKRLFCVVALVVAVCIGGTAALALPAWKLLDLTGGEAVQGQAGSGLELAKGPGKGLLKLKDIRGHWSEEAVLEASAQGLIRGYSDLTFQPNKPVTHLEALVMLANTLAQDSQVRQETRARAELRNRLQFRHKIAPWALDALAIAVEKGLITEAELGAFRPNQPAKRWEIARYLVRALNLENQVEASNRLEVEFRDAAAIPPGIAGYINLVFKKQLMVGMPGGLFQPQKPVTRAEMAALIVKLQDLLKDLREDLRDVLERYYVEGAIAAVAAGEITVKRRDGASVTLKVYEDTDIFWQGRRLTPADLRVGDEVRVFVKDGAAVFIRVLSRPTREQDRERDREQEREQQEVKGTLKAVVIAEGKTSLTVEKPDGKVVTYQLAADARIEVDGKAGLVTDLKPGQSIELEVEGGVITEVEVEGSGD, encoded by the coding sequence GTGTTGCGGTTGTGGAAGAAGCGTTTGTTTTGCGTGGTTGCGCTGGTGGTTGCCGTTTGCATCGGGGGGACGGCGGCCCTTGCCCTTCCTGCCTGGAAGCTGCTGGATTTAACGGGCGGTGAAGCGGTGCAGGGTCAGGCCGGCAGCGGGCTGGAGCTGGCGAAGGGCCCCGGCAAAGGGCTCCTGAAGCTCAAGGACATCCGGGGCCACTGGAGCGAAGAAGCGGTTCTGGAGGCCAGTGCGCAGGGCCTGATCCGCGGCTATTCCGACCTCACCTTCCAGCCCAACAAGCCTGTGACCCACCTGGAGGCGCTGGTGATGCTGGCCAACACCCTCGCCCAGGACTCTCAGGTCCGGCAGGAAACCCGGGCGCGCGCCGAACTTCGGAACCGGCTCCAGTTCCGGCACAAGATCGCGCCCTGGGCGCTGGATGCCCTCGCGATTGCAGTAGAAAAGGGCCTGATTACCGAGGCCGAACTGGGGGCCTTTCGCCCAAACCAGCCTGCGAAGCGCTGGGAGATCGCCCGGTACCTGGTCCGCGCCCTCAACCTCGAGAACCAGGTGGAGGCCTCCAACCGCCTGGAGGTCGAGTTCCGGGATGCTGCAGCAATCCCGCCGGGGATCGCGGGCTACATCAACCTCGTCTTTAAGAAGCAGCTGATGGTGGGGATGCCCGGCGGCCTCTTCCAGCCTCAGAAGCCCGTGACGCGGGCGGAAATGGCGGCTCTGATCGTGAAGCTCCAGGATCTGCTGAAAGATCTCCGGGAAGATTTGCGGGACGTGCTGGAGCGGTATTACGTTGAGGGAGCCATTGCGGCCGTGGCTGCCGGCGAAATTACCGTCAAAAGGAGAGACGGCGCCAGCGTCACCCTCAAGGTTTACGAAGACACGGACATTTTCTGGCAGGGCCGGCGCCTCACCCCGGCAGACCTCAGGGTAGGGGACGAGGTGCGGGTCTTTGTGAAAGACGGGGCTGCCGTTTTCATCAGGGTGCTCTCGCGTCCCACCCGGGAGCAGGATCGGGAGCGGGATAGGGAGCAGGAGAGGGAGCAGCAGGAAGTCAAAGGCACCCTTAAGGCAGTGGTTATCGCGGAAGGAAAGACTTCTCTCACGGTGGAGAAGCCTGATGGAAAGGTTGTCACCTACCAGCTTGCTGCCGATGCCCGCATCGAGGTTGACGGGAAGGCCGGTTTGGTGACCGATCTAAAACCCGGCCAGAGCATTGAGCTCGAAGTTGAAGGCGGTGTAATTACAGAGGTTGAGGTGGAAGGAAGCGGCGATTAG
- a CDS encoding HDIG domain-containing protein, with translation MTREEAFELVREKVQDPDLIRHMLATAAIMEGLARRFGENEEKWYLTGLLHDIDYEVTKDDPDRHGLVGGEWLAEMGLDEEIVHAVKAHGLNGIPRTSLLDKALYATDPLSGLITAVAYVMPGRTLGEVQVRSIKKKFKDKAFARGASREQIRGCEEFGLPLEEFFEIALRAMQESLGSGGARGGWQDLGPGASK, from the coding sequence GTGACAAGGGAGGAAGCCTTTGAACTGGTCCGGGAAAAGGTGCAGGACCCCGATCTCATCCGCCACATGCTGGCGACCGCGGCGATCATGGAGGGGCTTGCCCGGCGGTTCGGGGAGAATGAGGAAAAGTGGTACCTCACCGGCCTGCTGCACGATATCGACTACGAGGTGACGAAGGATGACCCCGACCGGCACGGCCTGGTGGGGGGTGAGTGGCTGGCGGAGATGGGGCTGGACGAAGAAATCGTGCATGCCGTGAAAGCCCACGGCCTGAACGGCATTCCCCGCACCTCTTTGCTGGACAAAGCTCTCTATGCAACGGATCCTCTTTCCGGCCTGATCACCGCCGTCGCTTACGTGATGCCCGGGCGGACCCTTGGCGAGGTCCAGGTGCGCTCCATCAAGAAGAAGTTCAAGGACAAGGCGTTTGCGCGGGGCGCCAGCCGGGAGCAGATCAGGGGCTGTGAGGAGTTCGGCCTCCCGCTGGAGGAGTTTTTCGAAATCGCCCTGCGGGCGATGCAGGAGAGTCTGGGAAGTGGTGGCGCCCGTGGCGGCTGGCAGGATTTAGGCCCCGGCGCGTCGAAGTAG
- a CDS encoding SH3 domain-containing protein, with the protein MIKRGTAARRTAAAAGLVFLGIAVGFLLGAFLGADVFASGGEPGSPADPLVARSYVDEQVAVYISELEKKVAALNGRALELEQALAQLQRQAGLKPLAPGGGQAGETGASSGSSSGGVSAGGQAPAGQKLLYVKPENSYVNLRKGPGTGHELLGKVERGSPDCEPMTVLAQSGDWYQVRLPDGRTGWVAGWLVYAPG; encoded by the coding sequence GTGATCAAAAGGGGAACTGCCGCAAGGAGAACTGCTGCAGCCGCCGGGCTCGTCTTCTTGGGAATCGCCGTCGGTTTCCTGCTGGGAGCCTTTTTAGGCGCCGATGTTTTTGCCAGCGGCGGCGAACCCGGCTCCCCCGCGGACCCGCTGGTAGCCCGCAGCTACGTGGACGAACAGGTGGCGGTCTACATCTCTGAGCTGGAAAAGAAGGTTGCAGCCCTGAACGGGCGCGCCCTGGAGCTGGAGCAGGCCCTTGCCCAACTCCAGCGCCAGGCGGGGCTCAAGCCGCTTGCGCCGGGCGGCGGGCAGGCGGGTGAAACGGGGGCCTCATCCGGCAGCTCTTCCGGGGGTGTGAGCGCGGGCGGGCAGGCTCCCGCGGGGCAGAAGCTCCTCTATGTAAAGCCGGAAAACAGCTACGTGAACTTGAGAAAAGGCCCCGGCACCGGCCACGAGCTTCTGGGGAAGGTGGAGCGGGGCAGCCCTGACTGTGAGCCGATGACCGTGCTCGCCCAGTCAGGGGACTGGTACCAGGTCCGCCTCCCCGATGGCCGCACCGGCTGGGTGGCGGGATGGCTGGTTTATGCCCCCGGGTAG
- a CDS encoding DUF1659 domain-containing protein codes for MAVNAMPVQSTLQLVVQTGIDANGDPVLRTRSYRNVKTEAQDADVYEVGQVLAGLQIHPLNAIQRLNEVDLVAV; via the coding sequence ATGGCTGTGAACGCAATGCCCGTGCAGTCCACCCTCCAGCTGGTGGTGCAGACGGGGATCGACGCCAACGGAGACCCGGTGCTCCGCACCCGCTCCTACCGGAACGTGAAGACCGAGGCCCAGGACGCGGACGTTTACGAGGTCGGGCAGGTGCTGGCCGGACTCCAGATCCACCCGCTCAACGCCATCCAGCGGCTGAATGAAGTGGACCTCGTGGCCGTCTAA
- a CDS encoding undecaprenyl/decaprenyl-phosphate alpha-N-acetylglucosaminyl 1-phosphate transferase, translated as MELDFKTLGLLALAFGIPLGLTPFVKKLALLAGAVDRPGVRKLHTVPVPSWGGLGIWLGFTAAVLLAVPLTREIWGLLAGGLLVLLVGLVDDRRGLSPWAKLAGQVAAAGILVAFGITVDFVTNPLGGMIYLGIFSIPVTIAWVVGITNALNLVDGLDGLAAGVAAISAVTVAVVAFGQGAPIVAWCALYLAAAALGFLPHNFHPARIFMGDGGSMFLGFMLAALAVLGLTKSATAFSLILPILILGIPIFDMLFAIVRRILRGQHIFAPDRDHLHHRLLDLGLSQRQTALVIYGVNLLLGGSAVLLTRLTTEQGVVVLLILITSVLLAADRVGLFTVSQAAPEAERPAPAPRGGGRRSRGRGVRL; from the coding sequence ATGGAGCTCGATTTCAAAACCCTCGGGCTGCTGGCTCTGGCGTTCGGCATCCCCCTGGGTTTGACCCCTTTCGTTAAAAAGCTTGCGCTGCTGGCAGGCGCCGTCGACAGGCCCGGGGTGCGCAAGCTCCATACCGTGCCGGTCCCCTCCTGGGGGGGCCTGGGGATCTGGCTGGGCTTTACGGCCGCAGTGCTGCTCGCGGTCCCGCTCACCCGGGAGATCTGGGGGCTGCTGGCGGGAGGACTGCTGGTCCTGCTGGTCGGCCTCGTTGACGACCGGCGGGGGCTTTCCCCCTGGGCGAAGCTGGCCGGGCAGGTTGCTGCTGCGGGCATCCTGGTCGCCTTTGGGATCACCGTGGACTTCGTCACCAACCCCCTGGGCGGGATGATTTACCTGGGGATTTTCAGCATCCCGGTAACCATCGCCTGGGTGGTTGGAATCACGAATGCCCTCAATCTCGTGGACGGGCTTGACGGGCTGGCGGCCGGGGTGGCCGCGATCTCCGCCGTGACCGTTGCGGTTGTGGCCTTCGGGCAGGGAGCTCCGATCGTGGCCTGGTGCGCCCTTTATCTTGCTGCTGCCGCCCTGGGCTTTCTCCCCCACAACTTCCACCCCGCCCGCATTTTCATGGGGGACGGAGGCTCCATGTTTCTCGGCTTCATGCTGGCGGCCCTTGCGGTGCTCGGCCTCACCAAATCGGCAACCGCCTTTTCCCTGATTTTGCCGATCCTGATCCTGGGGATTCCGATCTTCGACATGCTCTTTGCCATCGTCCGCCGGATCTTAAGGGGGCAGCACATCTTTGCCCCTGACCGCGACCACCTCCACCACCGCCTGCTGGATCTGGGCTTAAGCCAGCGGCAGACTGCGCTCGTGATCTACGGCGTCAACCTCCTGCTGGGGGGGAGCGCCGTCCTTCTCACCCGCCTGACGACGGAGCAGGGGGTTGTGGTGCTTCTCATTTTAATCACTTCGGTTTTGCTGGCTGCCGACCGGGTCGGGCTCTTCACCGTTTCCCAGGCCGCGCCTGAAGCCGAAAGACCGGCGCCTGCCCCGCGGGGCGGAGGCCGGAGAAGCAGGGGAAGGGGGGTGAGGCTGTGA